TCTTTCAGTGTTGTTTTGCCAATTTCTGCAGGCAGCAATCCTACTCCAGTCAGTGGCTAATTTACGCAGCATTGAATGAGTATGTATACTTAACACTACCTGGGTGGCAAATTGAGTGGAACAAGGATTCCACTAATTAATCTGTATGGAAGTGAGATAAATATGGTCTCAGGTGGAACAGTAACAATTGGTTTTCACCCATTCACCTCTTGGGTAAAAATATTAGAGTAATTATCAGAGTAAATTACAATTATACAAACGAAACTTTATTTTCAACATTGTATCATTGGAACCAGAAAGTATGCATACAATGCCTCTATTTTGATGTCCAATATTatttcaagagctgacaagttatCCTGCAGCCTCACATCactactttctttttttaaaaatgtatgtatctTCAACTTAAGGATTTTATTTGTGTATGGCTAAGAGGCAAAGGGCCCATCTAGGAATTCATAGACCTTTGATTTAGTCCGTTTGGTCCTAAGACTTCAGTGCCTTATCACTTTTCACTTACAGCAATATGGTGAAGCATTAAATACTGCACTGTGGTTTGGAACCCACATTAAACTGTGGATTTCCCAATAACTGAGCAACTCTCTTCAAAAGCAATGGCATATTCTGTCTAAGACTGCTTTCACCAATAACAGTTGTCAGACGTCACCTGGTAACATTGGCTGACTGTTTGTCACAGTGTGTCCGATTTCTTCAGCCAGTTTCTGGTGGGGGTCAAGGAGGTGAGGTTAGGTTAAAATCTATTTTACGTATGAAGGAGGCTAAATTTTAACCTCCAATCGTGGGATGGGTACTCGATGCCTCTGTGCTGGAGGTGAGTCCTGCAATGCTGCATCTGATATCAAAAAATACTGAATGCATGTAAATGAGCTATATGCCTTGAAAAAATGTGACGAGTAATGTCCACTTTCATTAGTTATTCGGATTATCAGAAAAGGTTTAAAAAATGTGATATGAAGGGGAAAATGTGACGACACTAAAGTTAAAAACGCTTTAACACCACTTTCCTTCTCCCACCAGTGTCTGACACCAGAAAGGGCTTCCACCTTTGAAAATAAACTGTCTTATTTGACGTTTTTCATATTTATACACGAGTGTTACAAAAATATGCCGGTTCAACAAGGCTCTCTCCAAAACACATTGTTCTGAGCATGGTACAATTGTAGTATGTGGACTTTGTGTATAAAGGTTTTGCCAATGAGGTTACTAGAACAAAGATTACGTTTTGTGGCAACAGTACGCGTTTCTATTACACGAAGCATGCTTTAAACTCTTGTGCGAGTAGTCAAGtattatttaataaatgaaagGACTTGTGGTTTCACTGAAGCTCACtattcaaaaatgatagttaacacaATACTGGCAGTTTATCCCAATAATAATATTGGAAATTCCAATGCTCTTTAAACATTTGCCCAGTAGATTTGAAAAAAGAAGTAACAAGATATCTGGTGGCAGTATCATATCAGATGAAGAGCAGCATTTAATAAAGGAATTCAACAATATTAGTTGTCCTTTAGTGCACTTGCACAAAGCACAGCTCCAAAATCCAGTATTGAAAACATTTAATATTTTGTACTATTTGGGGTGCAACAGTAAGGATATTTGCCTTTAAATTAGTCTTTCAGGCACTGTAAATAGCATCCAAGATGTCACACAAAACTAATATTCAGAACATGGTGTAAGCCTAAAAATTGGAAAGATGTAACCACCAGTTGTGAAAATCGAAGCGTCGCTTCTACTTTCACCTCAGCCAGAACTGCATCTTTAATGTGAGTATTGGATTTTTTTGATACAGCTTGAATCACACCTCTGTAAAGTGTTTTGCGTACAGGTCTTTGGATTTGCATACCACACTCTAAGATAGTGTTTTTCAACCCGTGGGTCACGGCCCCCAGGGGGTCACAAAGTCTTGCTCAAACGATCGTGATCACAGGAGGAAGCAGTGTAGCagtaataatttcatgtggctcacTGGCCTGGTGCTGTCTTTCAACTGGACACCTTTTTGGTGACTTGCATGTGTGTATCCTActccagttatccaactggggaaactGGTGTTTTGGGAGACCCCTCACATCGTTCAGAAGTGAAGGCTAGGCTTGGCAGGGCTGTAGCTCTGTGCcttgcttaggattctcaaaaaaATCATCCTTGCTTGTAGCATGGTTCATTCCTAATTTCTTTCAGGTTGTAAATAGTGACTGCAGTGAAATCAATATTGGTTATTTTGATACTGCTTcataaaaatagttttaaaaaattctaaaaatttaatacagcaatttttaataaataccaaatattctcacaaattaaaaagaaatgttttctttttaaacCGGGTgaaagcaaatgaaacaacttgCTCAGTGAATGAAAACTAGAGGTTCTGTTATACAAAAACATGGGACTAACAaaagtgaaatttatttttaataaaattacgtAATTTCTTGTTCAATAATACTGAATCGAACAGAACATACAATAGTTTATAAGAAACCATGTTAGCGATAAATGTGCAAATCCTGAAAACTTTTCGGGAACTGATCAGAAGTGAATGATAAGAGCCAACTACCAGAAATTCGAAAGATCTACTTTGCATATTAATTATTCAGTAGGGCCTCCCTTCCGAGTTTTATCTGCAACACAAAACACACCATGCAAAACATTTTTCTGTAGGAATTCACATAAAAATAGAGTAATACATTCCAGTCCAAACAAAatactaaaacatttaaaaaatagtaaTATAACGTAGAATTCTATGCATCCTTTAATTTTTACATAAACGTTGTCTAAAGACTTGCTTTCCCCTTCTTTTCAAAACGAATGCTGAAAACAGATGACACCTAGTTGAGTGAAACACCTCTACATATTGGTTAATGGGCAGTTATATtgaatttgtgtttattaataacaAACCTAGAATGGAATTCATAAACTGGCATTTCAAGGCCATTAATTAAAAATGTCTTAGAAGCAGCATTGTGATAAAAAATTTGCAACATCAATGAGGAGACCAGAGCAAAGGGCACTGGAGACAACTGCAAAATGAAACTTCCTCTGTACAAGGCAGAAGGTCACAGAAAAGCGAGTGACTTAATTGCCCAACTACAGTAACTGAAGTTCTATTTATGTCAGATGGTGGTTTCTGAAATGGCTACCGAAGACTGAAAGAACGGGCTCCACCTGCAACACATTGCTTGTTATATGAATCACACTTTATAAAAGGTTTGTTCTCATTAATCAAGGTTTGACTGTACATCAGTTGTAACAATGacactgatgtaaacattacactattttTCTGCATTTTTTGTTCTCATTGATATTCTTTCCTGTGGAGCAAACCATACCAAAAACAGTAAAGTCAATAACAGTAACGAAACGATGCAGTGATTATCGGCAAATATAAGTGCTTTATAGGCACAACTGCAATTTTGTGATTGACTAACATCTctcatttgtattatttaaaatCACACTTCACACCCACCAGGATGATGTTTTAAGTTTTTATTCATAAGGTAATACCAGCAATAGGCCACTTAGGCAGATACAAGCAAGCAAGCATTTTAAGTCCAACACTACAGTAAAAATAAAAGCATTTTGTAGATACGTCGTTATGAGTCTAAAAGACTACCTttaatttaacaaacttctgaagtTACGATTTACACCTAAAATTTATACTAAAGATTTTGGCTACTTGTGGTCTGCACTTTCAGCTCACCGAACAACATTTTTATCCTCAGGCTGCCACAAACTCACCCTTTCTTGGATGAAACTTTTCAGAGTCCATAATTTGTGTTTAAGAACACTGGTCGAtttgacaaaagaaaagaaattgatTTGAATTTCACCATCATTTAAAGTCTATACATTTGGATAATGAGATAACTACAGTGTGACTGTGCTCATAGTGGTGTAATCATTTGAAAAGATTGGCCAATGTCATTTGTCAGCAGAATGTCTATTAAAGCACTGCACATGTCAAACCAACCTTTAAAGTGAACTTTTTATGCTATCATAAACATAATTGAAATCAAATTAGCTGTGCATTATTTTCTGAACTAAGAACATTTCTCGAAAACAGTTGACAGAGGCGAAATGTGTTGTCAGTAATTTCACACTGATTTTGGGTCAGTCTTTTGTAAATAGTTAACTTTAGGACAGAATAAGAATTTGCCTAGGTCATACAGAGTTAATTCTCCCGGTGTGTGTATAAGGGATCGAACAGTGGCCACTCATACCTCTGTCTCACTTTCCATACTGTATTGAGTAGTGTATTATGTTTTGCTTTTTAAGTATGCGAACCTACTCTTTACCACAAATctaatttttcaaacattttctgttACATAACTCCCATTCTGTGATGTCAAGGCACAAGTGTGTTTCAATTGATCTCCCTGAAGGTTTATGGTTGAATTAAAGTAGTTTAGGAAACATTTTCATACTTATCATCACAGTATCTTGCACTGCAGAGTAGCTTTCCTGTGCCAGTTTACTTAGTGcatgtgcaatcagaagaatttAGCAGTTTACCTGGATCAAAATAACAAGGTGACTAACAGTCATCATACAGTGAGTTCCTTGTGCAAGATCATAAAATGCCTTCTCATTCTTCAGAAAATGACAGCACATTTAGAAACATTGTTGCATAAATTAAATGACCCAGAAAAACCCAATAAATAGATCACAGTAATTCTGTTACTGGTCACAAATGCCCATCCTTCGCAACTTCTCCATGGTAACTGGCACCAAAATAAGCAGAACTATATGCCAACAGTGAAAAGACGAGTGTGACAGCAATCCTAGCCACTATCACTTAGTTATTTGCTAATTGTTATGGAATTCTTGAAGTGTAGTAATctgaaatgaaactgaatgaaatatgtAGACCAatattttaagaaattttattatgtAGGTATCAATACATTAACTCAGTCAAAACAGTTATTTTGCCTGTGCCTGGGCTTTCCTCATCTGTGTAAGGATGTTGCTCAACTCTTCTCGCTTCCTTTTTGCACGAATGTGTGTGCCAAGCTGAAAAGTTTCAAACAGATTTATCAACTACTGAATCTTTTGCTAATTACCATTAAATCAAtttaggaaagtagaattacttcAAATACACATTCAAATCAAATATTTCAAGTGTACTACTAATATATGCATTGTTTAAATGTCACAAGTGATTTGTTCATCACATCATTTTTAAATGCCACACAAACTTACCCTTCTCTTAAGGTATTTCAAGGCCCGCTTATCCTTTGATACCTTCAGCAATTCCATCGCTCTCTTTTCATATGGGGCATGCCCGCACACTTCTCTAATTAAATCTCTAacaaattttgtgtgttttgtctgAATCTGCAACATACAAGAGAAAATAATCACATGTACACGCGAATGTGACTTGTTCATAACAGAACAATGCCATGATACTGACATTACAGGAAAGCTTTTCAACTGGAAGTAAATCACAAAACACATTGAGGCCAGAACACTAAACAGTTGTTTATGGAAAAGGTTAGAATAGATCCTGATAACCACTAACTGTATTTCAGCAGACTGACAATGATGTAGAATGGGTACTGTATTTCTGCAGATTAACATGATTGATGTAGGGTGGGTTCATGGCATTCTTTAACACTTGCAAAACATTCTTAAAAATTTGCTTTGCTTCTAAGCCTTTGATTCTTTACATGTTTCAGTTCTTGCAAGTCAGATATTATGAAACTTGTTTCAGAAGGCTTTCCactataataataatttacaaaatgAATGTTGACTTACCATACTTCAGTaccaacaaagagatagaggggctggccagtacttacctcagctcagtacagccgatagatacacataaaacagaactgaaaatttacatttaggtccgcctaggagatgcccaatacccagtagcggagcatgcccttcagcataattctagggacctaggaacctgctacaccgtatgtgccatttggcttctcccacccaacaccagtccctctgaactgcggagatgggaacttgcaatccaacacatcctttcatcccgccatccccctggactgaacctacattaaacaacctcactcccattcactcttcagtcttctcctctttccctttcctctttagccattcacgcatcttttcatcctacgtagttgtgtttatctttatactatatacctctttacttctgtatgcatcctctttggttgaagctggcacagtacttacagtagaatatctttggcttccctctgacaaccatgcctccatccttgccaccctccctgtttacctttccctgttgcttcataacctgggttgtgagtaactgaatccactttcccttcttcccttttttcccctctctcctccctgatgaaggaacaaagttccgaaagctaggaatgtaaattttcagttctgttttatgtgtatctatcggctgtactgagctgaggtaagtactggccagcccctctatctctttgttagtatttgtgtcACATCTTATATGAAATTTTCCATACTTCAGTACTATGAGACAGGGAACAACTATACAGTAAGTCTCTACGCTtctatcttttcagagatggttgcaggactgctgttcagtacagaatgtcaaatcaaacacccttCAGCCATCTAATTTCCGAACACTAATTTTATTGGGCTACTGGTTTTAGTGAtttagtacaccatcttcaggccccctaacGGACATGTAGGAATATTCCAacattcaaagactggtatctgCAGATTTCTGCTGATGTTTCAAGTGGTAACTGCaccaagcagaaatctacaggtaTCAGTccttgaatgctggcccctattttgaccagaACCAAGATTGGACTCTTCCTGCATATTGGTCACAGGGCCTGAAGATGAGTTAATAAATTGCCTAAACTGGTagtccaataaaataacagttccaAAATTAAATGGGTGAagcgtttgatttgacattctcaaCACTATGCAATAAAGTTACATGTGTGCAACAATGTTGGTCACATTTGGATTCAATGTTGTATATTCACCActttaagcctagtttacatgacataaggttgcgccactcgttgagtGGAATGATTTGCATGCAAGTCGTTTCATATATGACTGAAGACACAGCGAAACTAGTACactcttcagtttcgtcgttttgtgggtccctgagtcgggtctgaaatgaaagttttggcagctgcttGTCGCACGAGTTGTGATAAGAGTTAAAAGCTTGTTGCGTGGattcgctgcataagaaaaaataagaaacttgtttcgatttgtgactggatgaagaaaagacgtcagctggattgctcagcatccttgctgaaataatttacaaCGGAAGattcaagaagttcttttaattatgttagaatgtcaccagaactgttcacatttcttccaaaaaagagttaattatgcgataagcaatgaaggtactgtaatgcatgaagcattgTAGTGTAACTTATCACTGTGATGAAGTTGTGTTTTGCACAAGCATCTGCAAACTGACAAATGATGATTGTCACCATAAATAGTTTATTTAACACTTCCAGAAACCAGTACAAGCATAGCTGGACCCCAACTTAAAAAGACCACTCCAAATGTAGGTAGAGCCACAACTGGTTCAATATGTAAGCCACCTATagctcgaaaactggactcattttgTACGAAACAAAAGTACAGAATTCTCGCGACCGACTCCTTGACTAGTGCTGTCTTCTATTATAAATGTTTggaattattttgaatgaaacATGAGCCATGTAATTTCATATGTGTACTTTGGGTTTCACTGTTCGCTGTAATTCTGCCAACAAAAACATCACATTTGatgagtgagcaagaaattttggaaactCTAGAGGGCAAAATTGCTAAATAACTCAATCCACACTTTCTTAGGATGATTATATTTTATGTCTATTTCAAAATTTGAAACTATCAAAGAACAAAAGTAAATGCAAAAAATAAATCTTTAAGCCTGGTCTTTCTTAATACGTATTAGCCTACTCTAGAAGATACATTAATTATGTATGTGCCAGTAACGCTTTAAATACCAGCATAAATGGCCTGTTACCTAGGACCAATAGTCTCCCAAGTGGCAAGTCCCCAAAGTGTTAAGCAATGAACTGGTATAACCTCTCATTCAGATGAACATTTTATTCATGTGCACATATTCTGGAGTGGATGGACACAGTGCACCTGCAAGCTAGAACGATGATAGCTATTTTACAATGTTTGCAGTACCTGCTGGCTGGGCTGTTTATTTTGTGTCGTTGGGTCCCACCATGGAGATATTATTTGAACCTTGGAAAAATGGTCGTGACAATCCCAATGACTGTGGCAATCTCAATGCCACAGGACAAGAGAAAAACATGTAAAACTGGAATCTGTTGACCTCATATTTCTGATGTTCCGAGTAACAAGCAAAGTGTTATGCACAATCACACTAAATGGGAGTACAATATATTACACGTTTCAGAGAAGCATCATATTTATTTCCAGATATTGGAACCTGCTCTCAACAGCAATAACTGCAACACCTCAAGAAACAAGTATAACTGGCAGAATTTGGCAAGTGTGAAGAATTAAGGCAAGCAAATGAACAGCAAATCTTAGCTCCTGGGCAAACTTCACGTTTGGTTATACAGATAAAATGAAGAATGTACTTTATACTCAAAATTCCAGAGAGCATTCTCAGAGTCATATGAATCAAACAAGTTGGAGAAtatacttcaactaagaatgttctCAGCACGAGTAAAAGGGCAGGGGAAGTTGCTCATAACAGAACATAGTCCAATTTTGTATGAATAAAACTAGAGGAGCTTCTCACAAGCAGAGAACATTCTCCGTTTTCTGAAGTGAGCTCTATGACACACTCCAAGCTGAGCAAGTTCTGTTGAGGTTAAGTTTTGCCGACATTTTGGTGATAATGGCAGAATTCATGTAATCTGAAATATACGTAGCACAAAGAAATACTGAAGAGAGAGACTGTAGATCGTAAGATAGTTCCAACAAAATCTTGAAAAGGGAATGGGCAACCTATCACATtaagtgaaaattaaaacatttttattgctatttAGCAGACCCAAAttttcagacttaaatacaagaagacttggGTATACACCTAAAAA
The genomic region above belongs to Schistocerca americana isolate TAMUIC-IGC-003095 chromosome 7, iqSchAmer2.1, whole genome shotgun sequence and contains:
- the LOC124622154 gene encoding 60S ribosomal protein L36; this translates as MARRYELCVGLRKGHRTTRIRMGKTKQDKRPIRPSRLKGIQTKHTKFVRDLIREVCGHAPYEKRAMELLKVSKDKRALKYLKRRLGTHIRAKRKREELSNILTQMRKAQAQAK